In one window of Brassica rapa cultivar Chiifu-401-42 chromosome A07, CAAS_Brap_v3.01, whole genome shotgun sequence DNA:
- the LOC103831586 gene encoding cysteine-rich receptor-like protein kinase 2: MMKEPTHHRHLPCLFLFLLSLLRPITSDPRARSVKITCSPQLEHNETVFVPNFVASMEKISQVVQTTGFGTAQTGSGPDGNYALAQCYGDLPLNDCVLCYAEARTILPKCYPQNGGRIFLDGCFMRAENYSFYKEFKGPEDTVICGNTTKRNNATFGDAVRQVVRNAVAAAPGSGGYARGASENGESAFALVNCWRNLSPESCKQCLEDASASMVDKCLPWSEGRALHTGCFLRYSDQDFLNKIPRNGRSRGSVVVIVVSVLSSVIVFMVGIAIGVYICKHRTIQKKRRGSNDVEKMAKTLTDSSLNFKYSTLEKATGSFDNANKLGQGGFGTVYKGVLADGRDIAVKRLFFNNRHRAADFYNEVNIISSVEHKNLVRLLGCSCSGPESLLVYEYLQNKSLDRFIFDVNRGKTLDWQRRFVIIVGTAEGLVYLHEQSSVKIIHRDIKASNILLDCKLQAKIADFGLARSFQEDKSHISTAIAGTLGYMAPEYLAHGQLTEKVDVYSFGVLVLEIVTGKQNTKSKMSDYSDSLITEAWKHFQSGELEEIYDPNLDWKNRNDSIIIKKEIVRVVQIGLLCTQEMASLRPSMSKVLHMLKNKEEVLPLPSNPPFMDERVMEFRDGSDGDSAACASLATVSQSSFYGR, translated from the exons ATGATGAAAGAACCAACTCATCATCGCCACCTTCCATGTCTCTTCCTCTTTCTTCTTTCACTACTCCGACCAATCACCTCAGACCCTAGAGCACGATCCGTCAAAATCACTTGCTCACCGCAGCTCGAGCACAACGAAACCGTCTTCGTCCCCAACTTCGTAGCCTCGATGGAGAAAATCAGCCAAGTAGTCCAAACCACCGGTTTTGGAACCGCTCAAACCGGTTCAGGACCAGACGGTAATTACGCTCTCGCACAGTGCTACGGAGACCTCCCTTTGAACGACTGCGTCCTCTGCTATGCAGAAGCGAGAACCATACTACCAAAGTGTTACCCTCAGAACGGAGGTAGAATCTTCCTCGACGGATGTTTCATGAGAGCCGAGAACTACAGTTTCTACAAAGAGTTCAAAGGACCTGAAGACACCGTCATCTGCGGGAACACCACTAAGAGAAACAACGCCACGTTCGGTGACGCGGTGAGACAGGTGGTGAGAAACGCGGTTGCTGCGGCTCCTGGGAGTGGAGGGTACGCTCGCGGCGCGTCTGAAAACGGAGAGTCTGCGTTTGCGTTGGTGAACTGCTGGAGGAACTTGAGTCCTGAGTCTTGTAAACAGTGTTTGGAGGATGCTTCTGCTTCTATGGTTGACAAGTGTTTGCCGTGGTCTGAAGGACGTGCGCTTCACACTGGGTGTTTCCTTAGGTACTCTGATCAAGATTTCTTGAACAAGATTCCAAGAAACGGAAGATCAAGAG GTTCTGTAGTGGTGATTGTTGTTTCAGTCCTTAGCTCTGTGATTGTCTTTATGGTTGGAATAGCAATTGGTGTCTATATCTGCAAACACCGAACCAtacaaaagaagagaagag GATCAAATGATGTAGAGAAAATGGCGAAAACGCTGACAGACAGTAGCTTGAACTTCAAATACTCAACACTAGAGAAAGCAACAGGTTCTTTCGACAACGCGAACAAGCTTGGACAAGGAGGATTTGGAACTGTCTATAAG GGTGTTCTTGCAGATGGACGAGACATCGCTGTGAAACGGTTGTTCTTCAACAACAGACACAGAGCAGCAGATTTCTACAATGAAGTCAACATTATCAGCTCCGTTGAACACAAGAACCTAGTCAGGCTTCTTGGTTGCAGCTGCTCAGGACCAGAGAGCCTCCTCGTCTATGAGTATCTTCAGAACAAGAGCCTTGATCGCTTCATCTTTG ATGTTAATAGAGGTAAAACACTAGACTGGCAAAGAAGATTCGTGATCATTGTTGGAACAGCTGAAGGGTTGGTGTATCTGCACGAGCAGTCTAGTGTGAAAATCATCCATAGAGATATTAAAGCAAGCAACATTCTGCTAGATTGTAAGCTTCAAGCTAAAATCGCTGACTTTGGTCTTGCAAGATCGTTCCAGGAGGATAAGAGTCATATCAGCACAGCCATTGCAGGGACTCT TGGCTATATGGCTCCAGAGTACTTGGCACATGGTCAGCTAACAGAGAAAGTAGACGTCTACAGCTTCGGTGTTCTTGTACTAGAGATTGTAACTGGGAAGCAGAACACAAAAAGCAAAATGTCTGATTATTCAGACAGTTTGATTACAGAA GCATGGAAGCATTTTCAGTCAGGAGAGTTGGAGGAAATATATGATCCAAACCTAGATTGGAAGAATCGTAACGATAGTATCATCATCAAAAAGGAGATAGTGAGAGTTGTTCAGATAGGGCTATTGTGCACTCAAGAAATGGCATCGCTAAGACCATCCATGTCAAAGGTCTTGCATATGCTAAAGAACAAGGAAGAAGTCTTGCCGTTGCCAAGTAATCCTCCGTTTATGGATGAAAGAGTCATGGAGTTTCGAGATGGTTCTGATGGAgattcagctgcttgtgcttcTCTTGCCACTGTCTCCCAAAGCTCATTCTACGGTAGATGA
- the LOC103831587 gene encoding uncharacterized protein LOC103831587 isoform X3: MRMMMTNVFSRIDLSSFVTGTTEHTWQPTMSAETNIPSYWLNWRFFVCAIFILTSLFLSSFLIWKYEGPVKRKADDQREPVGVVYDDETWNTCVARIHPNWLLGFRVFGFVVLLGLISGNAIADGASIFIFYTQLTFILVTIYFGLGALLSIYRYKSGENCLNGVSTADEELGSYRPPMNGENSNVFKFSNGHERHNTSTRQVASTLGYIHQALYQTCGGAVLLTDGVFWFIIYPFLTSKDFSLSFFIVVMHSVNAVFLLGETFLNSLDFILCGMDRRIRAIPMDRSCLCLLLVAIPILGCIISLCSFMVCCCWVDALTMLWIICFDREVEVLVALKMFLR; encoded by the exons atgaggatgatgatgacgaaTGTGTTTAGTCGAATTGATCTTTCGAGTTTCGTTACAGGTACAACAGAACATACGTGGCAACCAACAATGTCTGCAGAGACAAACATCCCAAGTTACTGGCTTAACTGGAGATTCTTTGTCTGCGCAATCTTCATCTTAACGTCCCTGTTTCTATCTTCTTTCCTCATTTGGAAATACGAAGGACCTGTAAAACGCAAGGCTGATGATCAAAGAGAACCGGTAGGAGTTGTATACGATGATGAAACTTGGAATACTTGCGTGGCAAGGATTCATCCGAATTGGCTTTTAGGTTTTCGAGTTTTCGGTTTTGTTGTTCTTTTGGGACTCATCTCTGGTAATGCCATAGCTGATGGAGCCAGCATCTTCATCTTTTACACTCA ATTGACTTTCATATTGGTCACAATCTACTTTGGG CTTGGAGCCTTGTTGTCCATATACAGATATAAATCTGGTGAGAATTGTCTGAACGGAGTCAGTACAGCTGATGAAGAGCTAGGGTCGTATAGACCTCCCATGAATGGCGAAAATTCGAATGTGTTTAAATTCTCAAACGGACACGAGAGACACAACACGTCTACACGTCAAGTTGCATCTACATTGGGTTACATCCATCAGGCTCTTTATCAA ACTTGTGGAGGAGCAGTATTGCTCACAGATGGTGTGTTTTGGTTCATTATCTACCCTTTTCTCACATCCAAAGATTTCAGTCTCAGTTTT TTCATTGTGGTTATGCACTCGGTCAACGCTGTCTTCCTCCTCGGTGAAACTTTCTTGAACTCTCTG GATTTCATACTTTGTGGTATGGACAGGCGTATTCGTGCTATTCCAATGGATCGTTCATGCTTGTGTCTCCTTCTG GTGGCCATACCCATTCTTGGATGTATCATCAGCCTATGCTCCTTTATG GTATGCTGCTGTTGGGTTGATGCACTTACCATGCTTTGGATTATTTGCTTTGATCGTGAAGTTGAAGTACTTGTGGCTCTCAAAATGTTTCTCAGATGA
- the LOC103831587 gene encoding uncharacterized protein LOC103831587 isoform X1, with the protein MRMMMTNVFSRIDLSSFVTGTTEHTWQPTMSAETNIPSYWLNWRFFVCAIFILTSLFLSSFLIWKYEGPVKRKADDQREPVGVVYDDETWNTCVARIHPNWLLGFRVFGFVVLLGLISGNAIADGASIFIFYTQLTFILVTIYFGLGALLSIYRYKSGENCLNGVSTADEELGSYRPPMNGENSNVFKFSNGHERHNTSTRQVASTLGYIHQALYQTCGGAVLLTDGVFWFIIYPFLTSKDFSLSFFIVVMHSVNAVFLLGETFLNSLRFPLFRISYFVVWTGVFVLFQWIVHACVSFWYLSWFNLSFFNVSMNRLVLQYVWCRWPYPFLDVSSAYAPLWYAAVGLMHLPCFGLFALIVKLKYLWLSKCFSDEPYSNR; encoded by the exons atgaggatgatgatgacgaaTGTGTTTAGTCGAATTGATCTTTCGAGTTTCGTTACAGGTACAACAGAACATACGTGGCAACCAACAATGTCTGCAGAGACAAACATCCCAAGTTACTGGCTTAACTGGAGATTCTTTGTCTGCGCAATCTTCATCTTAACGTCCCTGTTTCTATCTTCTTTCCTCATTTGGAAATACGAAGGACCTGTAAAACGCAAGGCTGATGATCAAAGAGAACCGGTAGGAGTTGTATACGATGATGAAACTTGGAATACTTGCGTGGCAAGGATTCATCCGAATTGGCTTTTAGGTTTTCGAGTTTTCGGTTTTGTTGTTCTTTTGGGACTCATCTCTGGTAATGCCATAGCTGATGGAGCCAGCATCTTCATCTTTTACACTCA ATTGACTTTCATATTGGTCACAATCTACTTTGGG CTTGGAGCCTTGTTGTCCATATACAGATATAAATCTGGTGAGAATTGTCTGAACGGAGTCAGTACAGCTGATGAAGAGCTAGGGTCGTATAGACCTCCCATGAATGGCGAAAATTCGAATGTGTTTAAATTCTCAAACGGACACGAGAGACACAACACGTCTACACGTCAAGTTGCATCTACATTGGGTTACATCCATCAGGCTCTTTATCAA ACTTGTGGAGGAGCAGTATTGCTCACAGATGGTGTGTTTTGGTTCATTATCTACCCTTTTCTCACATCCAAAGATTTCAGTCTCAGTTTT TTCATTGTGGTTATGCACTCGGTCAACGCTGTCTTCCTCCTCGGTGAAACTTTCTTGAACTCTCTG CGATTCCCATTGTTCAGGATTTCATACTTTGTGGTATGGACAGGCGTATTCGTGCTATTCCAATGGATCGTTCATGCTTGTGTCTCCTTCTGGTACCTGTCATGGTTCAATCTATCCTTCTTTAATGTTTCTATGAACAGATTAGTATTACAATATGTTTGGTGCAGGTGGCCATACCCATTCTTGGATGTATCATCAGCCTATGCTCCTTTATG GTATGCTGCTGTTGGGTTGATGCACTTACCATGCTTTGGATTATTTGCTTTGATCGTGAAGTTGAAGTACTTGTGGCTCTCAAAATGTTTCTCAGATGAACCATATAGTAATAGATAG
- the LOC103831587 gene encoding uncharacterized protein LOC103831587 isoform X2, with product MRMMMTNVFSRIDLSSFVTGTTEHTWQPTMSAETNIPSYWLNWRFFVCAIFILTSLFLSSFLIWKYEGPVKRKADDQREPVGVVYDDETWNTCVARIHPNWLLGFRVFGFVVLLGLISGNAIADGASIFIFYTQLTFILVTIYFGLGALLSIYRYKSGENCLNGVSTADEELGSYRPPMNGENSNVFKFSNGHERHNTSTRQVASTLGYIHQALYQTCGGAVLLTDGVFWFIIYPFLTSKDFSLSFFIVVMHSVNAVFLLGETFLNSLRFPLFRISYFVVWTGVFVLFQWIVHACVSFWWPYPFLDVSSAYAPLWYAAVGLMHLPCFGLFALIVKLKYLWLSKCFSDEPYSNR from the exons atgaggatgatgatgacgaaTGTGTTTAGTCGAATTGATCTTTCGAGTTTCGTTACAGGTACAACAGAACATACGTGGCAACCAACAATGTCTGCAGAGACAAACATCCCAAGTTACTGGCTTAACTGGAGATTCTTTGTCTGCGCAATCTTCATCTTAACGTCCCTGTTTCTATCTTCTTTCCTCATTTGGAAATACGAAGGACCTGTAAAACGCAAGGCTGATGATCAAAGAGAACCGGTAGGAGTTGTATACGATGATGAAACTTGGAATACTTGCGTGGCAAGGATTCATCCGAATTGGCTTTTAGGTTTTCGAGTTTTCGGTTTTGTTGTTCTTTTGGGACTCATCTCTGGTAATGCCATAGCTGATGGAGCCAGCATCTTCATCTTTTACACTCA ATTGACTTTCATATTGGTCACAATCTACTTTGGG CTTGGAGCCTTGTTGTCCATATACAGATATAAATCTGGTGAGAATTGTCTGAACGGAGTCAGTACAGCTGATGAAGAGCTAGGGTCGTATAGACCTCCCATGAATGGCGAAAATTCGAATGTGTTTAAATTCTCAAACGGACACGAGAGACACAACACGTCTACACGTCAAGTTGCATCTACATTGGGTTACATCCATCAGGCTCTTTATCAA ACTTGTGGAGGAGCAGTATTGCTCACAGATGGTGTGTTTTGGTTCATTATCTACCCTTTTCTCACATCCAAAGATTTCAGTCTCAGTTTT TTCATTGTGGTTATGCACTCGGTCAACGCTGTCTTCCTCCTCGGTGAAACTTTCTTGAACTCTCTG CGATTCCCATTGTTCAGGATTTCATACTTTGTGGTATGGACAGGCGTATTCGTGCTATTCCAATGGATCGTTCATGCTTGTGTCTCCTTCTG GTGGCCATACCCATTCTTGGATGTATCATCAGCCTATGCTCCTTTATG GTATGCTGCTGTTGGGTTGATGCACTTACCATGCTTTGGATTATTTGCTTTGATCGTGAAGTTGAAGTACTTGTGGCTCTCAAAATGTTTCTCAGATGAACCATATAGTAATAGATAG